TATTCTCCCGTTATCGGTATCGTTCTGGTCGCGGTGGGTGCGCTCGCTACGCTGTTTTCGTACATCAGATATCACAACACCAGGAAACTGCTTGAAACCGGGCAGTATTACCATTCTACATTGCTGATCAAATTGATGGCGGCCGCTATCTTTATCGCAAGCCTCCTGTTGATCGCCTATCTACTCGAAACGGCCTAATTTGTCACCGTATAAATTCACAAAGCTGGCGGTAATGGAGAATATGGTATATATTGGAATTTTATATATCATTATTCTCAATGACTGAAATTTACAGTGAAAGAGCGCAGCAGTATTCGTCAAAAATTGGTGAATATGAAAAAGAGCTGCGCAGGCTCTCTACGATACGACTCTTCATTTTTATCGGATCGCTGATACTGGTTTTTGTTCTTGCCAATGAGCAGCTGGCCACTTTGCTGCTGGCCGTGGTTCCGATTAGCTTGCTCGCTTTTGGATTTGTATTGAACAGATACAAACTGACGGCCCGGGCGCTAAGCCGTTTCAAATTTTTGCGGGCGGTTAATGAACAGGAAATCAGTCGACTGGATAACAAATTGGCTGAGTTTCCAACCGGGCAGCGCTTTCTTGTCCGGGACCATCCTTATGTTGCCGATGTCGATATTTTTGGTCCATACTCTCTTTTTCAGCTGCTTTGCCGGGCGACAACCGAATCGGGACAGGCACTGCTAGCAGGCTGGATGGCAGAACCCGCTTCGAAAAGCATTATTCTGAAAAGGCAGCAGGCGGTACAGGAGCTGGCGCGAAAGTTGGATTGGCGGCAGGCTTTTCAGGCGGCGGGGATGCCATTTATCAATTCCAAAAGCAGCTACGATAGTCTGCTCGATTGGAATGAAGAGTCCTCGAAATTCCTGCCGGAAAAGCGGAAACATCTGGCGATTGGTATGCTCCTGGGCGTAGTCACTGTTATGGCGGCTACGTTTTTTGCCTGGCATCTGATCGACGTGCTCCGGCTCAGAAATTCGTTTTCGGTGGTATATATGTTTCCGCTGCTGGCTGCGCTGATCTGCAATAAATTCGTGCTCAAAAAATGGAAGACGGTCACAGAGGAAATCGCCGAAAAGCTGCGCCACAACGTCACTACATTAAAAGGGTATGAAGCATTGATCAATGAAATCGAGTCGGAAACTTTCGGCCCGGGGTTATTGAGCGACCTGCAAATGCATTTTCGGGGCGAAGGCTACTCAGCAGCCGGGGAGATAAGGAAGTTGAGCCGGATACTCGACGTTTTTATACAGCGGTCAGGCAAAGATCCGATCGGCGGCAATGCTTTTTATGCCATTCTGAACCAAATTTTCCTGCTGGATATCTACTGGGTATTGCTGACGGAAGCCTGGAAAAGTAAAAATCGTGAAAACCTCCGGCGCTGGGCCGATGCGGTCAGCGAGTTCGAAGCATTTTCCAGTTTGAGCGGCTTTGCTTTTTCTAATCCGGGATTTCCTTTTCCGTCCATCAGCGACGAGCGTAATCTGGTCCGGTTTGCGGGACTCGGACATCCTTTGATCCATGTATCTAAGCGAGTCTGTAACGATTTTGCGCTTGCCGGCGACGGGTCGGTTGTGATGATTACGGGGTCGAATATGGCGGGAAAAAGTACGTTTTTGCGGACTATCGGCGTCAATCTGGTACTGGCGTTTATGGGAGCTCCGTGTTGTATGCGCAGCGGGGAAGTCGCGCCAGTCCGGCTTTTTACCAGCATGCGTACGCAGGACAACCTGGAAGAAGGCGTTTCTTCCTTCTATGCCGAACTCCGGCGGATTGAGCAGCTATTAAAGCTCGTCGAAAGCGGAGCGCCCGTTTTCTTTCTTTTGGACGAAATGTTCAAGGGTACCAATTCACAGGACCGTTACAAGGGTGGAATTTCGCTGATCAGGCAGCTAAGCGAAGGTCATGCTTTCGGCCTGATCTCCACGCATGATATTGAACTGGCTAAAACCGCAGGTAATTATCTTCCTGTCGTTAATTACAGCTTCAATAGCAGGATCAATGACCGTGAGATGCTTTTTGATTATACGCTTACGGAAGGACTTTGCAGGGATTTTAATGCCAGTGAGCTGATGAAAAAGAGTGGGATAAAATTGCTGTGATGGCATAATTTTTATAGTTACAGAATCTACCAATCCTGTAAGAGCAGCTACGCAGTGCGTTTCTTCCATTCATCATCAACCCATCCATTATGCGTATTAATTATACACTGTTTCACATTGTTGTCCTCCTTTTGTTTTCCGTAAAAACGGCCTCTGCGCAAAGCAGGGAAGTTACCGGCGTGGTGCAAACCGCCACCGGCGAGCCGCTGCCCGGAGCTACGGTGCTGATTGCCGGCACCAGTACAGCGACCATCGCTGATGCGGACGGGAAGTTTTTAATCGCAGCTCAAAACGGGCAGACACTCCGGGTTACATTCATCGGCTATCTGGCATCGGAAGTTCCGGTGACGAACGAATCTTCCTACACCATCCAGCTCGCGGAGGACGCACAGAACCTGGAAGAATTCGTGGTGATTGGTTACCAGTCGGTTCGACGAACGGACCTGACGGGGGCGACGGGGATCATTGATGCACAAAATACAAACAAGCGCATTGCGCGATCGGTACCGGAGGCATTGCAGGGCATGACGCCCGGTGTGACGGTCCGGAATGGCGGTGCACCGGGCCAGGAGGCGGTGGTCAATATACGCGGACTGAGCACCTTGTTTGGAAACGCGAGCCCGCTGTATGTGATCGACGGAATGCTCGCCGACGCAAATACGACCGTCAATCCCAACGACGTAGAAACGATCCAGGTGCTGAAAGACGCCTCCGCGGCCGCTATCTACGGATCCCGTGCTGCGAATGGTGTGATCATTATTACTACCAAAAAAGGGAAAGAGGGGGCGCTGAAAGTGGATGCATCGCTGCGGGTAGGTATCTCATCGCTGCCCAAAAAGTGGGATATGATGAATGCGCAGGAATATGTCGCCACGAATACACGCGCCTACCAGGCGGCGGGCTACGCATTGCAGCCGGCTGTGGCTGATTACAATGGTGCAGTGAATACCAACTGGGCCGACCAACTGCTGCAAGCGGGAAGTATCCAGGATTACAACGTCAGCCTGTCGGGCGGCGGGAAGGATAGCAAGTACCTGATATCAGGTTCCTATTTCGCGGACGAAGGCGTGCTGAAAGCGCGGAATTTCAAGCGGGGCTCGATGCGGATCAATACCGAGGCGACGCGGAATAAATTTACTTTTGGAGAAAACCTGATGATTTCCAGTACCGAGCGGAATACGCCGTTTCAGGGTGGTTTTGCGGAGGGAAATGCATGGTATGATATGTGGACCAGTCTGCCGATCATTCCCGTGCAAAGCCTTGATCTGGTGAGTACTTCCAATCCCGGCGGATGGGGTTATGGTTCGTTCAATGCGCGGTCTTTTTCGAGAAATCAGGTTGCGATTAATGATATCACCAAAACTACCTACAACTTTTTCAAGGTACTGGGGAATGCTTTTGTCGATTATAAAATCTTCAAAGGCGTGAGTTACCGCTTCAATGCGGGGCTGGAAACCAGTTTTGACAAAACAAACAATGTCAGAAAGGAAGGGCTATGGTACTGGAACCAGTCGCCCGAGTTCAGCAGCGTCGGACAGACCCGCGCACAGTTCCTGAGCTACCTTTTTGAACACACGCTGAACTTCAACTTTGCTTTTAACAAACATAATTTAAACGGTGTCGTCGGCTATACCCAGCAAACGATCCGCAACGATGACGTTGGTGGGCGACGGTTACAGCTGGGTTTTTACGGCGGCGAGTATTTCACGACGATCAATTCGGCTAGCGGCGGCATGACTGCGACCGGAACGCGCTCTCAAACGCTTATCAACTCCGCGCTGGGCAGGTTGAACTACAATTATGCGGAAAAATACTACCTCACATTCACGTTCCGCGCGGATAAGGACTCCCGCTTTTCACCCGCTCACCGGACCGGATATTTCCCTTCCGCAGCCGCTTCCTGGAAAATCAGCAATGAAGAGTTTTTTAAATCTGACCTCATTACGGAACTGAAACTGAGAGGCTCTTACGGTGTTCTCGGATCTGCGAATTTGAGCAACTACCAGTTTACAGGATTTCTGAACCAGGCCCCCCGGGCAGTTTTCGGTTCGGGGCAGACAGAGTTTCCCGGCGCGACGCAGGCCAGACTTGTGTATGAAGATATTAAGTGGGAGCAAAAAGCGACGACCAATATCGGCGCGGACCTTGTACTGTTCAATAACAAGCTGGCTGTCACCGTAGATGCATTCCGCTCTGTCGCGAAAGACGTTTTGCTTTCGCTGCCGCTGCCGCTGTATATCGGCAATCTGCAGGGCGATCCGCTGGTGAATATCGGGTCTATCGAGAACAAGGGTATTGAACTTGATTTTGCCTACCGGCAAACTTCCGGGCCTTTTACGTGGAGTATCGCACCGAATTTCAGCATTATCCGCAATAAGGTACTGGAACTGGGTAACCTGGGCGTGGACGAAGATACCGGCGAGCCGAGAAACTATATCCAGTCGGGCAATACACGCTCGCAAGTCGGCCGCTCGATTGGCGAATATTACCTGATCAAAACCGATGGGCTATTTCAAAACGACGAAGAAATACAGGCGCACAAGGCACAGGCTGCTTACGCGAAACCGGGCGATATCCGTTACGTGAACCGGATCGACCAGGGTAC
This Dyadobacter sp. UC 10 DNA region includes the following protein-coding sequences:
- a CDS encoding SusC/RagA family TonB-linked outer membrane protein: MRINYTLFHIVVLLLFSVKTASAQSREVTGVVQTATGEPLPGATVLIAGTSTATIADADGKFLIAAQNGQTLRVTFIGYLASEVPVTNESSYTIQLAEDAQNLEEFVVIGYQSVRRTDLTGATGIIDAQNTNKRIARSVPEALQGMTPGVTVRNGGAPGQEAVVNIRGLSTLFGNASPLYVIDGMLADANTTVNPNDVETIQVLKDASAAAIYGSRAANGVIIITTKKGKEGALKVDASLRVGISSLPKKWDMMNAQEYVATNTRAYQAAGYALQPAVADYNGAVNTNWADQLLQAGSIQDYNVSLSGGGKDSKYLISGSYFADEGVLKARNFKRGSMRINTEATRNKFTFGENLMISSTERNTPFQGGFAEGNAWYDMWTSLPIIPVQSLDLVSTSNPGGWGYGSFNARSFSRNQVAINDITKTTYNFFKVLGNAFVDYKIFKGVSYRFNAGLETSFDKTNNVRKEGLWYWNQSPEFSSVGQTRAQFLSYLFEHTLNFNFAFNKHNLNGVVGYTQQTIRNDDVGGRRLQLGFYGGEYFTTINSASGGMTATGTRSQTLINSALGRLNYNYAEKYYLTFTFRADKDSRFSPAHRTGYFPSAAASWKISNEEFFKSDLITELKLRGSYGVLGSANLSNYQFTGFLNQAPRAVFGSGQTEFPGATQARLVYEDIKWEQKATTNIGADLVLFNNKLAVTVDAFRSVAKDVLLSLPLPLYIGNLQGDPLVNIGSIENKGIELDFAYRQTSGPFTWSIAPNFSIIRNKVLELGNLGVDEDTGEPRNYIQSGNTRSQVGRSIGEYYLIKTDGLFQNDEEIQAHKAQAAYAKPGDIRYVNRIDQGTKDDINDRDRTFAGSPWPKFTSGLILNGTWSGLSLNVQFYGAFGQKIYNDVRRDIDGMGYSNYRRGINPWTPENTNTDFPRLGVAYSTGAAGDPASADRGIISNVRGNTDRWLENGSYLRLRNVELAYAIPESVTGKLSLSNARIYVSAQNLLTFTKYTGLDPDVVGANFNLEPGVDLGGYPSARIISFGLNLGF
- a CDS encoding YidH family protein → MISENTKSTNKGSAADHLANERTFLAWVRTSIGIMGFGFVVVKFSLFVKQIGAALGEEAVIKPSGYSPVIGIVLVAVGALATLFSYIRYHNTRKLLETGQYYHSTLLIKLMAAAIFIASLLLIAYLLETA
- a CDS encoding MutS-related protein, whose product is MTEIYSERAQQYSSKIGEYEKELRRLSTIRLFIFIGSLILVFVLANEQLATLLLAVVPISLLAFGFVLNRYKLTARALSRFKFLRAVNEQEISRLDNKLAEFPTGQRFLVRDHPYVADVDIFGPYSLFQLLCRATTESGQALLAGWMAEPASKSIILKRQQAVQELARKLDWRQAFQAAGMPFINSKSSYDSLLDWNEESSKFLPEKRKHLAIGMLLGVVTVMAATFFAWHLIDVLRLRNSFSVVYMFPLLAALICNKFVLKKWKTVTEEIAEKLRHNVTTLKGYEALINEIESETFGPGLLSDLQMHFRGEGYSAAGEIRKLSRILDVFIQRSGKDPIGGNAFYAILNQIFLLDIYWVLLTEAWKSKNRENLRRWADAVSEFEAFSSLSGFAFSNPGFPFPSISDERNLVRFAGLGHPLIHVSKRVCNDFALAGDGSVVMITGSNMAGKSTFLRTIGVNLVLAFMGAPCCMRSGEVAPVRLFTSMRTQDNLEEGVSSFYAELRRIEQLLKLVESGAPVFFLLDEMFKGTNSQDRYKGGISLIRQLSEGHAFGLISTHDIELAKTAGNYLPVVNYSFNSRINDREMLFDYTLTEGLCRDFNASELMKKSGIKLL